The Meiothermus cerbereus DSM 11376 sequence GCTATTGAACGATGCTAACCCACATCTCATAAACTTTTACAGGTGGGTTCAGCAAGGGTTGCACATCGAAATACCCCTGGTTTACGACCGAACCACCTATCTAGCCTATCGCGCGCGGTTCAACCAGCTTATCCGCCAGGGACGGGCCGATACTGCTGAGGCCGCTGCACTGTTTTATTACCTCAATCGCACAGGCTACAACGGTCTTTGTAGGTTCAATGCTTCGGGTGAATTTAACGTGCCGTTTGGGAAATACAAAACTGTCAACTACCAAACCAATTTCCTGGAATACAAGGCAGTTTTTCGGGGCTGGACGTTTACTTCTGGCGACTTCAGCAGCCTGGATATAGACCCTGAAGCTTTTGTGTACGCCGACCCACCTTACGATGTTGAGTTTACGCAATACAGCCCAGGTGGGTTTTCCTGGTCTGACCAAGTGCGGTTGGTCGAATTTTTAGAGCGACATCGTGGCCCGGTGGTCATATCCAATCAACTCACCGACAGGATTTACGATCTGTACACCAAATCTGGCTACACGGTAATAACCCTGTCCGCTCCACGCCGCATTAGCTGCAACGGAAACCGCCAGGATGCCCTCGAGGTGCTTGCATTCAAAAACATCTAGCCCCAAGCCAGTCCGCCACCACCTTCGACCAGCCCTCGAGCCCCTCATACACCGGCCAGATTTCTTCCAGGCCAGCCAGATGGCCCTCCAGTTTATCCACCTCCACCACCTGGGGCTCGTCCTCCGAGTCCACCACAAACACCACGCCCGCATGCACCAGGCTTACCGGGCTGTCGGCCATAACGATGAGGCCCACCGGCTCTGCCGTGTA is a genomic window containing:
- a CDS encoding DNA adenine methylase, coding for MIAEPLSSPGLPPLLKWAGGKRWLIKHLEPYWNKHRERPFVEPFVGGMGVTLGLRPKTALLNDANPHLINFYRWVQQGLHIEIPLVYDRTTYLAYRARFNQLIRQGRADTAEAAALFYYLNRTGYNGLCRFNASGEFNVPFGKYKTVNYQTNFLEYKAVFRGWTFTSGDFSSLDIDPEAFVYADPPYDVEFTQYSPGGFSWSDQVRLVEFLERHRGPVVISNQLTDRIYDLYTKSGYTVITLSAPRRISCNGNRQDALEVLAFKNI